From Sphingobacteriales bacterium, the proteins below share one genomic window:
- the hemW gene encoding radical SAM family heme chaperone HemW encodes MAGIYLHIPFCRSACHYCNFHFTTSLKGKEKLLPALCKEIELRKNYLPDRHLKSIYFGGGTPSLLNIREIDLLLNQIFRYFTMEQDAEMTIEANPDDLTQDYLKGLIELGINRLSIGIQSFFDDDLRWLGRTHSAEQAEKALESALATGFSNLSIDLIYGIPGSSHFTKNLQKLKDFDIPHFSAYSLTLEPKTIYSWQVKKNRKLPPADDDMIRDFNLLCDFAEDNHYQHYEISNFSREGFRAIHNSAYWKNEPYLGIGPSAHSYNLISRQWNINVNHKYIMAISEGKDYFESETLSKTDRLNEYIMTRLRTSDGIDYQYLISLLTEEQKKEFDCQTTHFIRENFMSDKNGFLILTRKGMLLSDYIISKLFVE; translated from the coding sequence TTGGCGGGAATTTATCTGCATATTCCGTTTTGTCGCAGTGCTTGTCATTACTGTAATTTTCATTTTACCACCTCCCTGAAGGGAAAGGAAAAACTGCTGCCGGCTCTGTGTAAGGAAATTGAACTGAGAAAAAATTATCTGCCTGATCGTCACCTTAAAAGTATTTATTTTGGAGGAGGGACGCCTTCTTTATTGAATATCAGGGAAATAGATCTGCTTTTAAATCAGATTTTCAGGTACTTTACCATGGAACAAGATGCTGAAATGACCATCGAAGCCAATCCGGATGATTTAACTCAGGATTACCTGAAAGGCCTGATAGAGCTTGGAATTAACCGGTTAAGTATTGGTATTCAGAGTTTTTTTGATGATGATTTGCGATGGTTAGGCCGTACACATTCGGCAGAGCAGGCGGAAAAAGCTTTGGAATCAGCTTTGGCTACAGGATTTTCCAACCTGAGTATTGACCTGATTTATGGCATTCCGGGCAGCAGCCATTTTACGAAAAATCTTCAAAAACTAAAGGATTTTGACATCCCGCATTTTTCTGCCTATTCACTCACACTCGAACCCAAAACCATCTATTCGTGGCAGGTGAAAAAAAACAGGAAACTTCCTCCGGCTGATGACGACATGATCAGAGATTTCAATCTTCTGTGTGATTTTGCAGAAGACAATCATTATCAACATTATGAGATTTCAAATTTTTCGAGAGAAGGCTTCCGTGCCATACACAATTCAGCCTATTGGAAGAATGAACCTTATCTGGGCATAGGCCCTTCAGCTCATTCCTACAACCTGATCAGCAGGCAATGGAATATAAATGTCAACCATAAATATATCATGGCAATTAGTGAAGGGAAAGACTATTTTGAGTCTGAAACACTGAGCAAAACCGATCGCCTGAATGAATACATAATGACCCGTCTGCGAACTTCTGATGGAATTGATTATCAATATTTAATCTCCCTATTGACTGAAGAACAAAAAAAAGAATTCGATTGTCAGACAACGCATTTTATTCGGGAGAATTTCATGTCGGATAAAAACGGATTTCTGATCCTGACCAGAAAAGGCATGCTGCTATCTGATTATATCATAAGTAAGTTGTTTGTGGAATAA
- the porQ gene encoding type IX secretion system protein PorQ: MYRLLLLILFVTSTFYSLAQIGGRYVYSFLDLNYSARNSALNMPAVPVYDKDIFNGLSNPSLINPKMNNFLGFTATNYLADVAYGSAVFSRTIREKYYGLAGVRYINFGKFTLADEYGNKNGEFHAGDFALNLAAATLLTEKLSTGASINFIYSSYESYRSSGLAIDYGLTYFDTSRSLTVGLLVRNLGFQLFSYTGENAEPLPLDVQIGFSKKPEHNPLRFIVVAHHLNIPDFAYPNPAKKNYDLNGNVIASKVPLSEKIFRHFDLGGELVLSENLHIRFGYSHQARKELQVSTRPALAGYSWGFGLRISKFHISYGNTIYHLAGGSNTFSLTANLSEFTRKKGK; this comes from the coding sequence ATGTATAGGTTATTGTTATTGATCCTGTTTGTAACTTCCACATTCTATTCATTGGCCCAGATAGGTGGCAGATATGTTTACAGTTTTCTTGACCTGAACTATTCTGCCCGAAATTCAGCATTGAATATGCCTGCTGTTCCGGTGTATGATAAAGATATTTTTAACGGGTTGTCGAATCCTTCGCTGATAAACCCGAAAATGAACAATTTTCTTGGATTTACGGCAACCAATTACCTGGCAGATGTAGCTTACGGATCTGCTGTTTTTTCAAGAACCATCAGAGAAAAGTATTATGGACTTGCAGGTGTCAGATATATCAATTTCGGAAAATTTACATTGGCCGATGAATATGGAAATAAAAACGGAGAATTTCATGCAGGTGATTTTGCTTTAAATCTGGCTGCTGCCACCCTGCTGACCGAAAAACTTTCGACCGGGGCTTCCATCAACTTTATTTATTCTTCCTATGAAAGCTACCGCTCGTCAGGCCTGGCCATCGACTACGGATTGACCTATTTTGACACATCCCGTTCGCTTACTGTAGGATTACTGGTCAGAAATCTTGGATTTCAGCTGTTTTCCTACACAGGAGAAAATGCCGAGCCATTGCCACTCGATGTTCAGATCGGTTTTTCCAAAAAGCCGGAACACAATCCGCTCCGGTTTATTGTAGTAGCCCACCATCTGAACATTCCCGATTTTGCCTATCCGAATCCTGCCAAAAAGAATTATGATTTGAACGGAAACGTCATTGCATCAAAAGTACCTCTTAGTGAAAAGATTTTCAGGCATTTTGATTTGGGTGGAGAATTGGTATTATCTGAAAACTTACATATCCGTTTTGGCTACAGTCATCAGGCACGAAAAGAGCTTCAGGTATCCACACGTCCGGCACTTGCAGGTTATAGCTGGGGATTCGGACTGAGAATCAGCAAGTTTCATATTTCTTACGGAAATACTATTTATCATCTGGCGGGAGGCAGCAACACCTTTTCCTTAACTGCCAACTTATCGGAATTTACGAGAAAAAAAGGCAAATAA
- the folE gene encoding GTP cyclohydrolase I FolE — translation MEKKDILQCCETPMRKDAFELDDNQKIELIAGHFTEIMNILGLDLTDDSLKGTPRRVAKMYVKEFFSGLNPANKPKISLFENKFKYNKMIVEKDITVHSNCEHHFVPFLGKAHVAYISTGKVIGLSKINRLVHYYCKRPQLQERLTLQIARELMNVTDAKDVAVLIDAKHMCVASRGIQDNSTTTITAEYFGKFNEPEIKAEFLRYIGLND, via the coding sequence ATGGAAAAAAAAGACATTCTTCAGTGTTGCGAAACTCCGATGAGGAAAGATGCTTTTGAACTTGACGACAATCAGAAAATTGAACTGATTGCCGGTCATTTTACTGAAATCATGAATATCTTAGGACTCGACCTGACAGACGACAGCCTGAAGGGAACACCCCGAAGGGTAGCCAAAATGTATGTCAAAGAGTTTTTCAGCGGACTAAATCCTGCCAATAAACCCAAAATCTCACTCTTTGAAAATAAATTCAAATACAACAAGATGATAGTGGAAAAAGACATCACTGTCCATTCCAACTGTGAACATCATTTTGTCCCCTTTCTCGGGAAAGCCCATGTGGCCTATATCAGTACAGGGAAGGTTATCGGATTGTCAAAGATCAACCGGCTTGTACATTATTACTGCAAAAGGCCCCAGCTTCAGGAGCGCCTGACGCTTCAAATCGCACGCGAACTGATGAATGTTACTGATGCCAAAGATGTGGCTGTATTAATTGATGCCAAACACATGTGTGTGGCCAGCAGGGGGATTCAGGACAACTCGACTACCACCATCACCGCTGAGTATTTCGGTAAATTTAATGAACCTGAAATCAAAGCTGAGTTTTTGCGCTATATCGGGCTAAATGATTAG
- a CDS encoding T9SS type A sorting domain-containing protein, whose product MKKIAVLVIVLTFSLNLFSQTYGWKPKPSGVKSGTFYDVKFWNKDTGIVVGNNDTVNYILVTTDGGETWTNKVSAVTTDKVKACEFIDGKTIYVVGKKGACYKTTNLGDSWTKINLGTNADFNDISFPSKTRGYVCSNSGGYIFYDGIGWQAKLVYSMDNFIRVKFPVDTAGILTAQSGRVWRSIDGGKTWDTIKRTTEPVYNSYFITANVGYIVGPKGKVKRTVNGGINWTDTQIYAKNFKNIDFYSAYFVGQNIGFIGGTNGTILRTVDGGSNWTQEWTNPVAETIMKIYFVNPVIGFAVGTNGIILKRQDVSGITETQSSDFLIYPNPANDFIKISNEHHPCSFVIKDITGKEIIKNENAENTEFIEISALSPGVYFLTLSTEGKTITSKFIKQ is encoded by the coding sequence ATGAAAAAGATAGCTGTTTTAGTGATTGTTTTAACCTTCAGCCTGAATCTTTTTTCACAGACTTACGGCTGGAAACCAAAACCATCCGGTGTTAAAAGTGGTACTTTCTATGACGTTAAATTCTGGAACAAGGATACCGGAATTGTGGTGGGCAACAACGACACGGTTAATTATATTCTTGTTACCACAGACGGAGGTGAAACATGGACAAACAAGGTTTCGGCAGTAACCACTGATAAGGTTAAGGCATGTGAATTTATTGACGGGAAAACAATATATGTGGTCGGGAAGAAAGGTGCATGCTATAAAACCACCAATCTGGGCGATTCATGGACTAAAATAAACCTTGGCACCAATGCCGATTTTAACGATATTTCTTTTCCGTCAAAAACGAGGGGGTATGTGTGCTCAAATTCAGGTGGTTATATTTTTTACGATGGTATTGGGTGGCAGGCAAAACTCGTCTATTCCATGGATAATTTTATCCGTGTAAAATTTCCGGTGGATACTGCCGGTATTTTAACCGCTCAAAGTGGCAGAGTATGGCGCTCCATTGATGGTGGTAAAACATGGGATACCATAAAAAGAACCACTGAGCCTGTTTACAACAGCTATTTTATCACGGCCAATGTAGGTTATATTGTCGGCCCGAAAGGAAAAGTCAAGCGTACGGTGAATGGCGGGATCAACTGGACAGATACACAGATTTATGCTAAAAACTTTAAAAATATTGACTTTTATTCGGCTTATTTTGTCGGGCAAAACATTGGATTTATTGGCGGAACAAACGGAACCATCCTCAGAACCGTTGACGGTGGTTCAAACTGGACACAGGAATGGACTAATCCTGTTGCTGAAACGATCATGAAAATTTATTTTGTCAATCCTGTCATTGGCTTTGCGGTCGGTACAAACGGGATTATTCTCAAAAGACAAGACGTTTCAGGTATAACTGAAACTCAATCCTCTGATTTTCTCATATATCCGAACCCTGCTAATGATTTTATCAAAATAAGCAATGAACATCATCCATGTTCATTTGTTATTAAAGACATCACCGGCAAGGAAATAATTAAGAATGAAAATGCTGAAAATACTGAATTCATCGAAATATCAGCTCTTTCCCCCGGTGTGTATTTTTTAACTTTGTCAACAGAAGGAAAAACAATAACCAGTAAATTTATCAAACAATAA
- a CDS encoding insulinase family protein, producing the protein MRKLIFLLFTLLLFQGVNAQEPVQFVEPTAKQDINVMEYSIPFKKYMLDNGLTFIVNEDHSDQVVSIHLLFKIGSAASPADMNGMMNIISKVLFDNKQSEDYQFIQNYGGDYQYKLTQDYLSCLITVPKNIYKLVLWYQAQKLFNFQQNLTSDVFTAVRQKAIEEAYKSVGTPESQGLVKAIKGYYPFGHPYSWLPVGDPDKTELIELNDVKKFYDQWIGANNLIITLSGDLLSEDALETVKSYLGKLPKVPMTAETVNNAAFLAENPDMKNSEKQFFMNLFTENEDFKTPLLYLIYPGVAYSDPGRFAMEYASYLFDNNDYGLLYKSLVESKLAKEVSVKNYSFRSGGYFIVKIVADGQYPLTVFKDTVNYFVNNTFGQVEKGTIKRMKDEKKSIKEDGTVIEFNPAYSRLALGEELPVYKGKKLIELCSGAEATNKKCKILGFNELYYSNPNNISDEIKQLVNISPQRIQKLCHENLALSKPLVISVLNTSQGKLSAGKENYSPQNLQTVILHPTDDEISKIQTIAFNVKKPKKSKISAYIPPKKEVNVLENGLKYSTFYHNETPVVQILIAIDISALQEQMPIPEVFNYFNVLMENRIISLQNGDLKEQLDLSGIKYRCFVQNKTFYLNLTLMNDNLQFVKEFIREYFWGQVRGPVDVEKISKIISDNRQRPELADYYNILKISTNPNTNRMLVPEFVEPNHKNSFYILQINEKLPFLLTPAKTTVTVTGNYRQGEIMDLREIFRQWQPLTFPGSEFLSADSMAQLKGTYFLTWKRQNNPKVFLKYASIPFKNYDEQIKMDFINYLMKTRLADKLSDKKYITELKPGVVFTGKTYDYYFTALIEEGSFILGLKELDAALFKPEISTIDKKLFKEYKNAFLLGDFVMYQNDFHKTILMNNMLSRDISSDFYAMKFKLLKKLKPSALQSFADKSVQSENKLLIIGGNREQHLDNIKNAGFSPLIEIDENGFPVKN; encoded by the coding sequence ATGAGAAAATTAATTTTCCTGTTGTTTACCTTACTGTTATTTCAGGGAGTAAATGCCCAGGAGCCCGTCCAGTTTGTCGAACCAACTGCCAAACAAGACATCAATGTCATGGAATACTCCATTCCTTTTAAAAAGTATATGCTCGACAACGGATTGACTTTCATCGTTAATGAGGACCATTCCGATCAGGTGGTCAGCATTCACCTTTTGTTCAAAATCGGTTCGGCTGCTTCACCTGCCGATATGAACGGGATGATGAACATCATTTCAAAAGTTTTATTCGACAACAAACAATCTGAAGATTATCAGTTCATTCAGAACTATGGCGGGGATTACCAGTATAAGCTGACACAGGATTATCTGAGTTGTCTGATCACTGTTCCCAAAAACATTTACAAACTGGTATTGTGGTATCAGGCACAGAAGCTGTTTAATTTTCAGCAAAACCTGACCTCTGATGTATTCACGGCAGTCAGGCAAAAGGCCATTGAAGAAGCCTATAAATCAGTCGGAACTCCTGAAAGTCAAGGTCTTGTAAAAGCCATCAAAGGATATTATCCGTTCGGGCATCCCTATTCATGGCTGCCTGTGGGAGATCCTGACAAAACGGAACTGATTGAGCTGAATGATGTCAAAAAATTCTATGATCAGTGGATTGGAGCAAACAACCTAATTATAACCCTCTCAGGTGATTTATTGTCAGAAGATGCTCTTGAAACAGTAAAAAGTTATCTTGGTAAACTGCCAAAGGTTCCTATGACAGCCGAAACAGTAAATAATGCAGCTTTTCTGGCGGAAAATCCTGACATGAAAAACTCAGAAAAACAGTTTTTCATGAACTTGTTTACTGAAAATGAAGACTTTAAAACACCCCTTTTGTATCTGATATATCCCGGAGTTGCCTATTCAGATCCCGGCCGGTTTGCCATGGAATATGCTTCCTACCTCTTTGATAACAATGATTACGGATTGCTTTACAAATCGCTGGTAGAATCAAAACTGGCAAAGGAAGTGAGTGTAAAAAACTATTCTTTCCGCTCCGGAGGATATTTTATCGTGAAAATTGTGGCTGACGGACAATATCCGCTAACGGTTTTCAAAGACACGGTCAACTATTTCGTAAACAATACATTCGGACAGGTTGAAAAAGGGACCATCAAAAGAATGAAAGATGAGAAAAAAAGTATTAAGGAGGACGGCACCGTTATCGAATTCAATCCCGCCTATTCGAGGCTGGCACTTGGGGAAGAACTTCCTGTTTACAAAGGAAAAAAACTCATAGAACTCTGTTCGGGGGCCGAAGCCACTAATAAAAAATGTAAGATACTGGGATTTAACGAGTTGTATTACAGTAATCCAAACAATATTTCTGATGAAATCAAACAATTGGTGAACATAAGCCCGCAGCGTATCCAGAAACTTTGCCATGAAAATCTTGCCCTTAGCAAACCGTTGGTTATCAGTGTTTTAAATACATCGCAGGGAAAACTTTCTGCCGGAAAAGAAAACTATTCCCCGCAGAATCTACAAACTGTCATCCTCCACCCGACCGATGATGAAATTTCGAAAATTCAGACCATTGCTTTTAACGTTAAAAAACCAAAAAAATCAAAGATTTCAGCTTATATTCCTCCCAAAAAAGAAGTGAACGTACTGGAAAACGGACTTAAATATTCAACCTTTTATCATAATGAAACTCCGGTAGTTCAGATCCTGATAGCCATCGATATTTCTGCCCTTCAGGAACAAATGCCCATCCCGGAAGTTTTTAACTACTTTAATGTTTTGATGGAAAACCGAATCATCAGTCTTCAGAATGGTGACTTAAAGGAGCAGTTAGACCTTTCCGGCATTAAATACAGGTGTTTTGTACAAAACAAAACATTTTACCTGAACCTGACATTGATGAATGACAATCTTCAGTTTGTAAAGGAATTTATACGCGAATATTTCTGGGGACAGGTGAGAGGCCCTGTGGATGTGGAGAAAATCTCAAAGATTATTTCGGATAACAGGCAAAGACCGGAATTGGCAGACTATTACAACATATTGAAAATCAGTACAAATCCAAACACAAACCGGATGCTTGTCCCTGAATTTGTTGAGCCCAACCATAAAAACTCATTCTACATTCTTCAAATCAATGAAAAACTTCCGTTTTTGCTGACCCCTGCCAAAACTACCGTAACTGTTACCGGGAATTATCGTCAGGGTGAAATCATGGATTTAAGAGAAATCTTCCGTCAATGGCAACCCCTGACATTTCCGGGGTCTGAATTTCTTTCAGCAGATAGCATGGCTCAGTTAAAAGGTACTTATTTCCTGACATGGAAAAGACAGAACAATCCAAAAGTATTCCTGAAATATGCCTCCATTCCGTTTAAAAACTACGATGAGCAGATTAAAATGGATTTCATTAATTATCTGATGAAAACGAGGCTGGCTGACAAACTCAGTGATAAGAAATACATCACAGAGCTGAAGCCGGGTGTTGTTTTTACCGGAAAGACCTATGATTATTATTTCACAGCATTAATTGAGGAAGGCTCCTTTATTCTCGGACTGAAAGAGCTTGATGCAGCCTTGTTCAAACCGGAAATTTCGACCATTGACAAAAAATTGTTTAAAGAATATAAAAACGCTTTCCTGCTGGGGGATTTTGTCATGTATCAGAATGATTTTCACAAGACTATCCTGATGAACAACATGCTTTCGCGTGATATTTCAAGTGATTTTTACGCCATGAAATTCAAGCTGCTCAAAAAGCTAAAACCGTCTGCGCTTCAGTCATTTGCCGATAAATCTGTTCAAAGCGAAAATAAGTTGCTCATAATTGGCGGGAACCGTGAACAACACCTCGATAACATTAAAAATGCAGGCTTTTCTCCCCTGATCGAAATTGATGAAAATGGATTCCCGGTTAAAAACTAA
- a CDS encoding DUF255 domain-containing protein: protein MNKKYFSFLLLLFLTTATWLNAQVLDPVKWTFSINPLKDNQYELIFKATIDDTWHLYSIKKASEDPNAMVPVPTSFHFDENKSVEFIGTVEERTKAKVEFDPNFELDLAFFEHEAIFVQLVKVKEPTKINGYLEFMCCDDKQCLAPKEIEYSFDFSFVGEREKLAKEKIAPTEVPKEKHLGFLLIAFLAGLAALLTPCVFPMIPMTVSFFLHSEADRKKGVINGLIFGISIILIYTVIGSAVAIIFGADFANWLSTHWLPNILFFLIFVVFAASFFGMFEITLPSWMITKSDRQAERGGLAGSFFMALTTVLVSFSCTGPIVGALLVESVEGNILKPILGMFSFGLAFSIPFTLFAIFPNWLANLPKSGGWLNSVKVILGFIELALGLKFLSVADQTYHWGILDREIYLAFWIVIFTLMGFYLLGKIKFAHDSDVPHLGVPRLILAIITFTFVIYLIPGMFGAPLKALSGYLPPQTTHDFDLNEIIRTNAELIINSGNDGQNVQAENTGDQPVLCETPKYADFLHLPHGLHGYFDYDQAMACAKAQNKPLFIDFTGHGCVNCREMEARVWSDPRVLKLLREEFVLVALYVDDKKLLPKEEWYTSKYDGKLKKTIGKKNADFQISNFGVNAQPYYVILNHDGKQLVPAHAYNYDIQAFIDFLNNGLEKFRASSVSKPAFEVVE from the coding sequence ATGAATAAAAAATATTTTTCTTTCCTGCTGCTTTTGTTTCTGACAACAGCAACATGGCTTAACGCTCAGGTACTCGACCCTGTAAAATGGACTTTTTCCATCAACCCGCTGAAAGACAATCAGTATGAATTGATCTTCAAAGCTACTATTGACGACACATGGCATTTGTATTCCATAAAAAAAGCTTCGGAAGACCCGAACGCGATGGTACCGGTTCCCACTTCCTTTCATTTTGATGAAAACAAATCAGTTGAATTTATCGGAACTGTTGAAGAACGAACCAAGGCAAAAGTGGAATTTGATCCTAATTTTGAATTAGACCTTGCATTTTTCGAACATGAGGCCATTTTTGTACAGCTTGTAAAAGTAAAAGAGCCGACCAAAATCAATGGCTATCTTGAATTTATGTGCTGTGACGACAAACAGTGCCTTGCCCCGAAAGAGATAGAATACAGCTTTGATTTCAGCTTTGTGGGAGAGCGTGAAAAACTGGCAAAAGAAAAGATAGCTCCTACGGAAGTGCCTAAAGAAAAACATCTTGGGTTTTTATTAATTGCTTTTCTTGCAGGGCTGGCCGCATTGCTGACTCCATGCGTATTCCCAATGATTCCGATGACCGTTTCCTTTTTCCTTCACAGTGAGGCCGACAGAAAAAAAGGAGTCATAAACGGGCTCATATTTGGTATATCTATCATATTGATTTATACTGTCATAGGATCAGCAGTTGCCATTATTTTCGGAGCCGATTTTGCCAATTGGCTCAGCACCCACTGGCTTCCCAACATCCTGTTTTTCCTGATTTTTGTGGTTTTTGCCGCTTCCTTTTTCGGAATGTTTGAAATCACCCTTCCCAGCTGGATGATCACCAAATCAGACAGGCAGGCAGAACGGGGTGGACTGGCAGGCTCTTTTTTTATGGCTCTCACCACTGTACTGGTCTCATTTTCATGTACCGGGCCTATTGTAGGAGCTTTGCTGGTTGAATCTGTTGAAGGAAATATTCTTAAGCCAATTTTAGGAATGTTTTCTTTCGGTCTTGCTTTTTCCATCCCATTTACACTCTTCGCCATCTTTCCGAACTGGCTGGCCAATTTGCCCAAATCAGGCGGATGGCTTAACAGTGTTAAAGTCATCCTTGGTTTTATTGAACTTGCATTAGGGTTGAAGTTTCTGAGTGTGGCCGATCAGACCTACCACTGGGGTATTCTTGACCGCGAAATTTATCTGGCTTTCTGGATCGTTATTTTTACCCTCATGGGTTTTTACCTGCTGGGAAAAATTAAGTTTGCCCATGATTCTGATGTTCCCCACCTGGGTGTTCCCCGTTTGATTCTTGCCATCATCACATTTACCTTTGTCATTTATCTGATACCGGGAATGTTTGGGGCACCGCTCAAAGCCCTTTCAGGCTACCTGCCTCCACAAACCACCCACGATTTCGACCTGAATGAAATTATACGTACCAATGCTGAGCTGATTATCAACTCAGGAAACGATGGACAAAATGTCCAGGCTGAAAATACAGGGGATCAACCGGTTTTGTGTGAAACACCCAAATACGCTGATTTTCTTCATCTTCCTCATGGACTGCACGGCTATTTCGACTATGATCAGGCAATGGCTTGTGCAAAAGCACAAAACAAACCACTTTTCATTGATTTTACCGGTCATGGTTGCGTCAATTGCCGCGAAATGGAAGCCCGCGTTTGGTCAGACCCAAGAGTCCTTAAGCTTTTACGGGAGGAATTTGTTTTGGTGGCTCTTTATGTGGACGATAAAAAACTATTGCCAAAAGAGGAATGGTACACTTCGAAATACGATGGCAAACTAAAAAAAACGATAGGTAAGAAAAACGCTGATTTCCAGATTTCCAATTTTGGCGTTAATGCCCAACCCTATTATGTCATTTTAAATCATGACGGGAAACAACTGGTCCCTGCCCATGCTTACAATTATGATATTCAGGCATTTATTGATTTTCTAAACAATGGTCTTGAAAAATTCAGGGCTTCATCCGTATCAAAACCAGCATTTGAGGTTGTTGAATAA
- the lpcA gene encoding D-sedoheptulose 7-phosphate isomerase has protein sequence MEKVRNILLEAKKSLDELIANDEMLHRIENSASLMSEAIRKGKKIISCGNGGSMSDAMHFAEELTGRFRADRKALPAIAISDPAHLTCVANDYGYENVFARFIEAIGNEGDILLAISTSGHSPNILKAIAAARFKGMKIIGLTGKDGGKMSALCDIEVRAPYSPYSDRTQEIHIKIIHILIQLIEEKLSVE, from the coding sequence ATGGAAAAGGTTAGAAACATACTGCTTGAGGCAAAAAAAAGCCTTGACGAGCTCATAGCAAACGATGAAATGCTTCATCGGATTGAAAATTCAGCCAGCCTCATGTCGGAGGCGATAAGAAAAGGGAAAAAAATTATTTCCTGCGGCAACGGAGGGAGTATGTCGGATGCAATGCACTTTGCTGAGGAATTGACAGGCAGGTTTCGTGCAGACCGGAAAGCTTTGCCAGCCATAGCCATTTCAGATCCTGCCCATCTCACTTGTGTTGCCAATGATTATGGATATGAAAATGTTTTTGCCCGATTTATCGAAGCCATTGGAAACGAAGGAGATATTTTATTGGCCATCAGCACCAGCGGTCATTCACCAAACATTCTGAAAGCCATCGCAGCAGCACGTTTTAAAGGAATGAAAATCATAGGATTAACAGGAAAAGACGGAGGAAAAATGTCTGCTTTATGTGATATTGAAGTCCGTGCCCCTTATTCACCTTACAGCGACCGTACGCAGGAAATTCATATTAAAATCATTCACATTCTGATACAACTGATCGAGGAAAAACTTTCCGTAGAATAA
- a CDS encoding FKBP-type peptidyl-prolyl cis-trans isomerase — MKKSFIIIILLTISVSVFTGCKKSKLFGPKEYKVENHLDSVSYAIGLDIGKNFVDQKIEIQPEALAQGLKDYLEDRALFDDQEKDKVISAFRQELAMKAREESMKNAETNRQEGEKWLAENKKKEGVVELPSGLQYKVIREGKGPRPTANDVVKVHYKGTLIDGTVFDASYDRGEPIEFALNQVIPGWTEGIQLMNAGSKYELYIPSKLAYGDQGIEGAIPGGSTLIFEVELLSFKPGEAAKK, encoded by the coding sequence ATGAAAAAGAGTTTTATTATTATCATTTTACTGACAATCAGTGTATCTGTTTTTACTGGTTGTAAAAAGTCAAAATTGTTTGGCCCGAAGGAATATAAGGTAGAAAATCACCTTGATTCCGTAAGTTATGCCATTGGGTTGGATATCGGAAAAAACTTTGTTGACCAGAAAATAGAAATTCAACCTGAGGCATTGGCTCAAGGGCTGAAAGACTATCTTGAAGACAGGGCATTGTTCGATGATCAGGAAAAAGACAAGGTTATCAGTGCATTCCGTCAGGAATTAGCCATGAAAGCTCGTGAAGAATCCATGAAAAACGCTGAAACCAACCGCCAGGAAGGAGAAAAATGGCTGGCAGAAAACAAAAAGAAAGAGGGGGTTGTAGAATTACCCAGCGGACTTCAGTATAAAGTAATCAGGGAAGGTAAAGGCCCTCGCCCTACGGCAAACGATGTGGTGAAAGTTCATTACAAGGGTACCCTTATAGATGGTACCGTTTTCGATGCTTCCTACGACCGTGGTGAACCCATCGAATTTGCCCTGAATCAGGTTATTCCCGGCTGGACGGAAGGAATTCAGCTGATGAATGCCGGTTCAAAATATGAACTGTATATCCCTTCCAAACTGGCTTATGGGGATCAGGGAATTGAGGGTGCCATACCGGGTGGATCAACTTTAATTTTCGAAGTTGAACTGCTCTCGTTCAAACCCGGTGAAGCTGCCAAAAAATAA